The genomic DNA GCCCGGCTGGCTGATGGGCGCCCTGTTCCTCTTCTTCTCCCGGCGGCGGCGTCCCGCGGTGGGCTTCGTGGGGCTCCTGGTGGCCAACACCGTCGCCGCCGGCGTGGCGAACCTGGGGGTGTTCCCGGGCTCCGCCGCGAACGCCTTCGGCATGGCCTTGGGGGGCGCGGTGGTCGTCGCGGGGGTGTATCTGGCGGATCGGCTCATCGTGGGGCCGCGGGGCTCCTTCGCGGGGACGCTCTTCCTGCCGGCGGCGATGACGGGGTTGGAGTTGTTCAGCAGCATGGGCAACCCGTTCGGCACCTGGGGCGTGCTGGCCTACACCCAGGCCCAGGTACCGGTGCTGGTGCAGCTCGTGTCGGTGACGGGGTTGTGGGGCCTGACGTTCGTCCTGGTGTGGTTCGCCACCGTGGCCAACTGGGCGTTCGAGCACCGGGAGGCGGGGCGCCGCGTCCTGCCCGGGGTGGCGGTGTACGCGGGGGTGTTGGTGGCCATCCTCGGCTTCGGCGCGCTGCGGCTCGCGGGGGCGGGGAGCGTGGGCGAGCCCGTCCGGGTGGCGGGCATCACCGTGGCGGGAGAGGTGGCCACGGGCCGCGAGGCGGGGCTGTCCCGGCTCATGCAGGGCGAGGCCTTTGGCGATGAGGACTGGCGCGCATTCGCCGAGGCCTCGCGCGCGGTGAACGAGGAGCTGCTGCGCCTGTCGGAGCGGGAGGCCGCGAAGGGGGCGAAGCTCCTGCTCTGGTCCGAGGGGAACGCGGTGGTGCTGGCCGGGGAGCTGGATGCGCTCATCGCGCGGGGGAGCGCGCTGGCGCGCGAGCGAGGCGTGTGGCTCGGCATGTCGGTGGCGAGCTTCACGCCTTCGGTGGAGCGGATGCTGCGCAACGAGCTCATCCTGGTGGGGCCGGACGGCGCGGTGGCGTGGCGCTACGTGAAGTCCCGGCCGGTGCCGGGTTGGGAGGCGGAGCACTCCATCGCGGGCAGCACGGAGCCGGCGGTGGGCCAGGCCCCCGGCGTGGGAGTCCTGGGGGGCGCCATCTGCTTCGACGGAGACTTCCCGGAGGTGTTCGCCAGCGCCTCGGAGCGAGGGCTCGAGCTGCTCCTGCTGCCGTCGAGCGACTGGAAGGGTATCAGCCCGCTGCACACACGGCAGGCGGTGTTCCGCGCGGTGGAGCGGGGCTTCAGCATGGTGCGGCAGGTCAACCAGGGGCTCTCGGTGGCGGTGGACGGCTACGGGCGCGTGTATGGCGAGCTGGACCATTTCACGGCGGAGGAGCGGGTGCTGCGCGCGGAGCTGCCGGTGGGGCGGGTGCCCACGCTCTATGCACGCATTGGGGACTCGGTGGGTCTGCTCTCCGGGCTGGTCGCGCTGGGATGGGTGCTCCAGGCCTCCGTCCGCGGGCTCGTCGCGCGGCGGCGACGCGCCGTCAAGGCCGCCCCCATGGAGGACAAGGGTCAACTGTCTTTCATTGACTGACGATGGATTCAGCGCATCGAGGCTAGAGTGGGCCTTCGTTACCCTTCACGGAGGATTCATGAATCAAGTCGCCATTGTCACGGGAACGTCGTCCGGCATCGGGCTTGCCACCGCCCTCGCACTGGCAAAGGCCGGCCAGGTCGTCATCGCCACGGTTCGCGACGAGCGTGGCGAGGCGAGCGTCCTCGAGCAGGCGGCACTCGCGGGTGTGCGGCTCGACGTCAGGCGACTCGACGTGACCCAGGATGCATCGGTCGCGGCCATGGTCAGCGGAGTGCTCGCCGATCACGGCCGGATCGA from Melittangium boletus DSM 14713 includes the following:
- a CDS encoding nitrilase-related carbon-nitrogen hydrolase, which produces MSGHPEEGARRLPTFVPWLALGVGAGLLMLLNTEWAVLPGWLMGALFLFFSRRRRPAVGFVGLLVANTVAAGVANLGVFPGSAANAFGMALGGAVVVAGVYLADRLIVGPRGSFAGTLFLPAAMTGLELFSSMGNPFGTWGVLAYTQAQVPVLVQLVSVTGLWGLTFVLVWFATVANWAFEHREAGRRVLPGVAVYAGVLVAILGFGALRLAGAGSVGEPVRVAGITVAGEVATGREAGLSRLMQGEAFGDEDWRAFAEASRAVNEELLRLSEREAAKGAKLLLWSEGNAVVLAGELDALIARGSALARERGVWLGMSVASFTPSVERMLRNELILVGPDGAVAWRYVKSRPVPGWEAEHSIAGSTEPAVGQAPGVGVLGGAICFDGDFPEVFASASERGLELLLLPSSDWKGISPLHTRQAVFRAVERGFSMVRQVNQGLSVAVDGYGRVYGELDHFTAEERVLRAELPVGRVPTLYARIGDSVGLLSGLVALGWVLQASVRGLVARRRRAVKAAPMEDKGQLSFID